The stretch of DNA ACTGAGATCTACATATGAAGTGTTTATCCAGCATTTAGATCACAATCTAAACTGAGGTTGTTTGAAATAAGCCCAGGCCCATTCTAGCCTTCATGTCTCCTGCCTTGGATACATTACACTATTCACAAAAGTACATTCACAGGTAAGGTTGTAAAAGCCTCTGGAgcccttttttattttccctgcTATCTGCACTACgatataaaataataacataGAAAAATAACCATATTGTTTACAACTCAGTAAACTGATGGTTTGCCAGCTTttaggaggggagaggagaagggACTCTGTTGGCATCTGAATTCCTGAGAGGAGGCTCAGGCTCGAGGTCAAAGCTTATGTTTACAAATGAGGCTGCAGACGCCTCTGGCTGCTCTACTGTAGCAAGATCGTCCAcatcacctctctgctgctctgcaaacCGACGTTCTGCCTCTTCAGCCAGACggttctcctcctcatcctcctcctcctacaagAAGACACCAGAGAGTGTTGCACTTTGTTTTCTAGTCCCTTTGGACTTGGCATAAACAGCTCTAAGGTGTGGGCTTCTGCATATTTGTATGACACTGATGCAGCTAGACGATGTGTGTATTAGACATACCTCTTTCTTTATGCGATAGTACTCATCGATGGCATACTGGTACTTAGGAGTAGTGATGCCAAACAGAGAGGCCAGTCTCTCACCCATGTAATCACACACTGCAGGAAACACAGAACACATAAAAACGCTGTCAAACACAAAGTAATACATTGAATGTTATCGTGTACAGTTATGGCAGCATTTATGAATTTCTTACTTTACCTGAAATAGTGGAGGTAGCCATTCTCCACATTTGGAACCAGAAATAAGGACCCCATGTCAGTTTGGACTGGAAAAATACAAGGACATTTACCTCTTAAGCGGCATGTTAAGGAGACGTCTAGAACAGTTAAGCTGTAATCTGTAAAGTCAAAAACAGTGGACTGGAATATGCTGCATCAGCAAAAGTGACAGCAACTCGTTTTGATTACCGGATCTACAGTAACAACATCTTTCTTCACAGGTTCGTCCTCTTCATCAGTGCTGTACTCCTCCATGGTCTCTCCACTGGCGAAGTAGATGGTCTTGCGGGGAACCTTCACCCTCCCCTGCCTCCCTGCAGAGTCCCCTATCTCCACACTCTGAAAGTCCGTCTCATCAGCTATGCTCTGACAACAGCAGAGATCCAGATATGAGCCCTGACAGCATTATTATGTAGCATGTTTATTATCGTCTTGGTTTAAATGACCCTATCCTACATACGCGTGGCTACTTAACCACACAAACAAGATGTAGGAAACAAATACGTTTTTTAACTGACATATTGTGCTGTTGCTCACCAGCTGTTCTGTAATCTACACATAGTGCTAAGTAGCGTGAATTATGCCAAACTTCTGGCTGAAACACGAGTTCCTTACGTTAGctactttgtttttgttgactATTAGCTCCTTAGCTACGGAAGTAGTTGACTAATAATTTACTAAGTGCTTCTTTAACATTTCTTATAAACAAACATGGCGAAATTTGAACAAGTATCAACTAACCCTCTCAGTTTCCATAGTTTGTCCAAGTATAACGTTGACATTAGTCAAATATAACGACAAATCTGCCATCTCACTCCTTCCACATTACTTCAAGTGTGTCGTGTCCTGTTCACTCGAGCGAAACTTCCGGTTTGagtttttcacaataaaatttTGTAAGTGTGCAAAACTGTATGCTCACATGCAACATtaagaaaataattaaaagaatgtaaaaaaaataataaagaaaattaaattaataacGTTTTATCTATTAAGGCAAACCTGtcacaaagtttgtttttttattttatcggATGGTGGTACACCATcagccacagccacagccacatGAGGGAGCAGCcagtttcatttctgttttacCCTCGAcggagaaacacacactgcgAGCAGGGTTTTCTTCTTCATACCACAACTGCTGCTTCATATCACACACTACTTTCTCTTCGACAGGTGAGTGTGATGACATCTAATATCATCCACTGTATTGTCATAACCCTGCGACCGACTTTACTTACTTTATTGATCAATAATTTGTGATTGGCAGTGGGTGGGGCTGCTTTCAGTCTGTATCTGAAGTAATcattttttgtctgctttgcTACTTAAAACACATTCTCTGTCATGCTGCATGATCTTTTGATAATATAGTAAAAGTATTGGAATAAAGAacagatgtgatttttttgaaactgaaactgaaactcaccaaactttacTTTTACGTTCATAttactattaaaaaaaacatttgccacaaAATGGACTCTGTACCCCCTAAAGTAAGAAGCAGAAATATCTACTTTGTAGGACAGAACGTCTCATTTCTGTGTCCCCTTATAGGTGATTTTTGGACCGCCTAGCCTCCATCATGTCAGTGGTCATTTCCAGTCTTTCTAAGGATCAGGAGAAaaagctgctctctctcttcagtcacGCCAAACTCCACCTGCTCTACAAAGCCACGGTCCACggtttcactgctgctgccttcCACAGCCGCTGTGACAAACAGGGCCCCACCATCATCGTCGCCTACAATGCCGCTGGGTTTGTCTTTGGTGCTTACACGTCCAAGGACTACACCCAAAGCGGAGCGGGCATCAATGACGAGGCGGCTTTCCTTTATAGCATCAAGGATGGGGAAAACAAACCGCTGAGGGTGTCAGGTATCACCGGACAGTGTGCTTTCACAGATGAAGGCACCGGTCCAAATTATGGTGCTTTGGTGTTCTTGCATGATAACCAGCCGGCAGTACAGTCCAATCCAGGCACAAGGTTTCAATTTCAGGCTGCAGCAATGCATGGAGATGACTTGGCACTGACTGAGTTTGAGGTGTATCGGGTTGAAGGTGTGTGAATTAGCACTGTATTTTCATGTGGGGAAGTTATTTTAATCTGGTGGTTACAAATGCTCAGAGTGTTTCTATTGTTTTTCACATGCAGCCTTGGGAGATCTCCTTGTGAAGCCTTGGAGGATCATGCAGTGGACCGCTGAGTGTGTAGAACCATTTggcttctcctccctctctctctctccttcattttgtttttgtcaactGTAAATCTGTCTATCTGTTAATTCTAGGAGAAAGCAGGAATTGATGAAGTTTATCCAGAACTATAAGCCTGACATCAAAACAGTGAACAAACCTCGAGTGCTGTTGGTGGGCCCTGTCGGGGCGGGCAAGTCCAGCTTCTTCAACTCCATCAACTCAGCATTTCGAGGCAACATGACTTTGCAGGCCATCACCGGCACAGCAGGGACGAGTGTGACCACTCAGGTATTGGCTCAAGTTTGACTCTCTGCAGTGGTTTGTTTCAGATGTGGTAACTATGGTAACTAGTCTGACAAGACAGGAAGAAGTATTATATTAGTATTTCATGTCTCCTTTGTAGTTCCGCATGTACACCATCAAGGCAGGAAAAGGTGGCAAAGCTCTTCCTCTGATCCTCTGTGACACAATGGGACTTGAGGAAAACGCTAACGCTGGTTTGGACATTGAGGACTTGGTCAGCATCTGCAAGGGTCATGTCCAGGATCGCTACCAGGTCTCCTGTTTGATCAGCCGCCTTCTGATTCCATACATCTCTTTACTGACTGGGGAATGACACATATTTTATTGTCCTTCAGTTCAGCACATGTGGGTCTATCCTGGAAGATTCCCCGGGTTACAAAAAGCACACGACTCTGAATGACAGAATCCACTGTGTGGTTTATGTGGTCGATACCTGCAAGGTCTCTCTGCTCACCCAAAAAATGCTGGACAAGTTCGCCGCCATCCGGAAAAAGACTATCCAGATGGGTTAGCAGTagaataataatgtttttttttgaaagaaagATGCCAGGTAGTTCTCACATTTTTaagaatgtttttgtttctttacagGAATTCCTCAGATTGTGCTGATGACTAAAGTTGATGAGGCCTGTCCTCTGGTGGCAGAAGACTTGAAGAATGTATATCGCAGCGTTTACATCCAGAAAAAGGTAGAATTGATTATATATCAGGTGGGAATTTGTTGTGTCAGCATTTTGATGACTTAATTCTCTTCACTACCTTTCAGGCCCGCGAGATAAGTGAGTCTATTGGCATCCCTCTGTCCTGTGTGCTGCCAGTGAAGAACTACTGTGAGGAGCTGGGTCTGGATGTGGAAATTGACACGCTGCTGTTAACTGCTGTGGAACAGATGCTAAACTATGCAGACAACTACTTTGAGAACCAGATTACTGACAATCTAGATAATCAGCCAGAGATGTACAGATCCGGTGATCAATTCCAAAATTGTATAAATTCAAATGAATGAGCACTTGATATAATACCTCTACATGATGAGTAGAGGTATTTTACAGC from Parambassis ranga chromosome 22, fParRan2.1, whole genome shotgun sequence encodes:
- the fam177a1 gene encoding protein FAM177A1; protein product: MADLSLYLTNVNVILGQTMETERSIADETDFQSVEIGDSAGRQGRVKVPRKTIYFASGETMEEYSTDEEDEPVKKDVVTVDPSKLTWGPYFWFQMWRMATSTISVCDYMGERLASLFGITTPKYQYAIDEYYRIKKEEEEDEEENRLAEEAERRFAEQQRGDVDDLATVEQPEASAASFVNISFDLEPEPPLRNSDANRVPSPLPS
- the LOC114427094 gene encoding interferon-induced protein 44-like, with the protein product MSVVISSLSKDQEKKLLSLFSHAKLHLLYKATVHGFTAAAFHSRCDKQGPTIIVAYNAAGFVFGAYTSKDYTQSGAGINDEAAFLYSIKDGENKPLRVSGITGQCAFTDEGTGPNYGALVFLHDNQPAVQSNPGTRFQFQAAAMHGDDLALTEFEVYRVEALGDLLVKPWRIMQWTAERKQELMKFIQNYKPDIKTVNKPRVLLVGPVGAGKSSFFNSINSAFRGNMTLQAITGTAGTSVTTQFRMYTIKAGKGGKALPLILCDTMGLEENANAGLDIEDLVSICKGHVQDRYQFSTCGSILEDSPGYKKHTTLNDRIHCVVYVVDTCKVSLLTQKMLDKFAAIRKKTIQMGIPQIVLMTKVDEACPLVAEDLKNVYRSVYIQKKAREISESIGIPLSCVLPVKNYCEELGLDVEIDTLLLTAVEQMLNYADNYFENQITDNLDNQPEMYRSGDQFQNCINSNE